In one Streptomyces sp. NBC_00597 genomic region, the following are encoded:
- a CDS encoding DUF397 domain-containing protein, with translation MRDLAWFKSSYSDGSEGDSCVEVAWFKSSYSGGSEGDSCIEVAASPTAVRVRDSKVLDGPQLALTPQAWAGFVSYAREA, from the coding sequence ATGCGCGACTTGGCCTGGTTCAAGAGCAGTTACAGCGACGGTAGTGAAGGCGACTCCTGCGTCGAGGTGGCGTGGTTCAAGAGCAGCTACAGCGGCGGTTCCGAAGGCGACTCTTGCATCGAGGTGGCGGCCAGCCCGACGGCCGTGCGCGTCCGGGATTCCAAGGTCCTCGACGGGCCCCAGCTCGCCCTGACCCCCCAGGCTTGGGCCGGTTTCGTCTCGTACGCCCGCGAGGCCTAG
- a CDS encoding Uma2 family endonuclease, which yields MAIAPDDVQREVHWYPAMRDAVQSLDDTVPGKFEITKEGIVHDMLAPSSPHELTSLRLRKRLEKVMPDELVAHTGAPDVEDELQGILRLPDIMLIAEADMEGQGSFDPRTLIAAVEVVSRSNPDNDWVGKMRDYPLLGIPVYAVFDPRTGTGAVLSDIHRTPAGPRYATRKDFVYGEDVTIGEWTVSTGGLPLYA from the coding sequence ATGGCCATCGCTCCGGACGACGTTCAGCGGGAAGTCCACTGGTATCCGGCCATGCGGGATGCCGTGCAGTCGCTGGACGACACGGTTCCCGGCAAGTTCGAGATCACCAAGGAAGGCATCGTCCACGACATGCTGGCTCCGTCCAGCCCTCACGAACTCACCTCGCTGCGCCTACGGAAGCGCCTGGAGAAGGTGATGCCGGACGAGCTGGTGGCCCACACCGGGGCCCCGGACGTGGAGGACGAGCTCCAAGGCATTCTGCGGTTGCCGGACATCATGCTGATCGCCGAAGCGGACATGGAGGGCCAGGGTTCCTTCGACCCCCGCACCCTCATCGCGGCCGTCGAGGTCGTCTCCCGCTCCAACCCGGACAACGACTGGGTCGGGAAGATGCGGGACTACCCGCTGCTCGGCATCCCGGTCTATGCCGTCTTCGACCCGCGCACCGGGACGGGCGCCGTCCTGTCGGACATCCACCGGACTCCCGCCGGGCCGCGCTACGCGACGCGCAAGGACTTCGTGTACGGCGAGGACGTCACCATCGGCGAGTGGACCGTGTCCACCGGGGGCCTGCCGCTCTACGCGTAG
- a CDS encoding universal stress protein: MSNAPVIAAVDGSEHSLLALEWARTEALRHAAPLVVAHVLPDTSQLYAARRSSLADPSQPEKYADPIGEHVRDVLAGAAELPDEVRYDALEGSVPEALRVSGEGARMLVMGSRGRGGFAALLLGSNSRAVASTAACPVVVVPHAARRAEAAPQPAGGPAGPVVLGLHAAETADDVLAFAFVEAAARRTTVQVVSAYAIPPAPMTVVDSPFQVIPPEGLADDGDAVPAEREMLRSQTERLAPFRSRWPRVPVEQAAVPGDAAERLVTASRSAALVVVGRHHPRRSVGPLMIGSVAHAVLHHAHGPVAVVPTLSAP, translated from the coding sequence ATGAGCAACGCACCGGTGATCGCGGCGGTCGACGGATCCGAGCACAGCCTCCTGGCGCTGGAGTGGGCGCGGACCGAGGCGCTCCGCCACGCGGCCCCGCTCGTGGTCGCGCACGTGCTGCCCGACACCTCGCAGCTGTACGCGGCGCGCCGCTCCTCGCTCGCCGACCCCTCACAGCCGGAGAAGTACGCCGACCCGATCGGCGAGCACGTACGGGACGTCCTCGCCGGCGCCGCCGAACTGCCGGACGAGGTGCGGTACGACGCGCTGGAGGGCTCGGTGCCCGAGGCCCTGCGGGTGTCCGGGGAGGGCGCCCGGATGCTGGTGATGGGCTCCCGGGGACGCGGCGGCTTCGCGGCCCTGTTGCTCGGCTCCAACAGCCGCGCCGTGGCCTCGACGGCGGCGTGCCCGGTGGTGGTGGTCCCGCACGCGGCGCGCCGCGCGGAGGCCGCCCCGCAGCCGGCCGGCGGGCCCGCGGGCCCCGTGGTGCTCGGCCTGCACGCCGCGGAAACCGCGGACGACGTACTCGCCTTCGCCTTCGTGGAAGCAGCCGCCCGGCGGACCACCGTCCAGGTGGTCTCCGCGTACGCGATCCCGCCGGCGCCGATGACGGTGGTGGACAGCCCCTTCCAGGTGATCCCGCCCGAGGGCCTGGCCGACGACGGGGACGCGGTACCGGCGGAGCGGGAGATGCTGCGCTCCCAGACGGAGCGGCTGGCCCCGTTCCGGTCCCGGTGGCCGCGCGTGCCGGTGGAGCAGGCGGCGGTCCCGGGCGACGCGGCGGAGCGCCTGGTGACGGCCTCCCGGTCGGCGGCCCTCGTGGTGGTGGGCCGCCACCACCCGCGGCGCAGCGTCGGCCCGCTGATGATCGGCTCGGTGGCCCACGCGGTGCTCCACCACGCACACGGCCCGGTGGCGGTCGTTCCAACGCTGTCGGCCCCCTGA
- the upp gene encoding uracil phosphoribosyltransferase — protein sequence MRLQVVDHPLVAHKLTTLRDKRTDSPTFRRLADELVTLLAYEATRDVRTEQADIVTPVGPTTGVKLSHPRPLVVPILRAGLGMLDGMMRLLPTAEVGFMGMVRNEETLEASTYATRMPEDLSGRQVYVVDPMLATGGTLVAAIQELIKRGADDVTAVVLLAAPEGVEVMERDLAGTPVTVVTAAVDERLNEHGYIVPGLGDAGDRMYGSAE from the coding sequence GTGCGTTTGCAGGTCGTCGATCACCCCTTGGTGGCGCACAAACTGACCACCCTGCGCGACAAGCGCACCGACTCCCCCACCTTCCGTCGGCTCGCCGACGAGCTGGTGACCCTCCTCGCGTACGAGGCCACCCGCGACGTGCGCACCGAGCAGGCCGACATCGTCACGCCCGTCGGCCCGACCACCGGCGTGAAGCTCTCGCACCCGCGCCCGCTGGTCGTGCCGATCCTGCGCGCCGGCCTCGGCATGCTGGACGGCATGATGCGGCTGCTGCCGACGGCCGAGGTGGGCTTCATGGGCATGGTCCGCAACGAGGAGACCCTGGAGGCTTCCACGTACGCGACGCGCATGCCGGAGGACCTCTCCGGGCGGCAGGTGTACGTCGTCGACCCGATGCTCGCCACGGGCGGCACGCTCGTCGCGGCGATCCAGGAACTGATCAAGCGCGGCGCGGACGACGTCACCGCCGTGGTGCTGCTGGCCGCGCCCGAGGGCGTCGAGGTCATGGAGCGCGACCTGGCGGGTACACCGGTGACGGTCGTGACGGCCGCGGTGGACGAGCGGCTCAACGAGCACGGCTACATCGTGCCGGGCCTGGGCGACGCGGGCGACCGCATGTACGGCTCCGCCGAGTAG
- the tadA gene encoding tRNA adenosine(34) deaminase TadA: MRLALQEAARAAPAGDVPVGAVVLGPDGELLATGYNEREASGDPTAHAEVLALRRAAARLGEWRLPGCTLVVTLEPCVMCAGALVQSRVARVVYGADDEKAGAAGSLWDLVRDRRLNHRPEVIRGVLAEECARQLTDFFRGL; the protein is encoded by the coding sequence ATGCGCCTGGCGCTCCAGGAGGCCGCCCGGGCGGCGCCGGCCGGCGACGTGCCGGTCGGCGCCGTCGTCCTGGGCCCGGACGGAGAGCTCCTCGCCACCGGGTACAACGAGCGCGAGGCCAGCGGCGACCCCACGGCCCACGCCGAGGTGCTGGCGCTGCGCCGGGCGGCCGCCCGGCTCGGGGAATGGCGGCTTCCGGGGTGCACCCTCGTGGTGACCCTGGAGCCGTGCGTGATGTGCGCGGGCGCCCTCGTGCAGTCCCGGGTGGCCCGGGTCGTCTACGGCGCCGACGACGAGAAGGCGGGAGCCGCGGGGTCGCTCTGGGACCTCGTGCGCGACCGTCGGCTCAACCACCGTCCGGAAGTGATCCGCGGCGTGCTCGCAGAAGAGTGCGCACGGCAGCTGACGGACTTCTTCCGCGGCCTCTGA
- a CDS encoding helicase HerA-like domain-containing protein, protein MSESTDPASPAAQIGAGYAFTGPALELGALLWDGACLPERQIRIPLSMLNRHGLVAGATGTGKTKTLQLIAEQLSASGVPVFLADIKGDVSGISAPGAANEKVAERVKEVAQHWEGTGFPSEFYALGGIGPGIPLRATVTGFGPVLMSKVLQLNQTQEQSLGLIFHYADTKGLELIDLKDLRAVVAFLVSDQGKAELKGIGGLSTVTAGVILRALTAFEQQGATELFGEPEFDTSEFLRTAADGRGLVSVLELPAVQDKPQLFSTFLMWLLADLYTDLPEVGDLEKPKLVFFFDEAHLLFSGASKAFLESITQTVRLIRSKGVGIFFVTQTPKDVPSDVLAQLGNRVQHALRAFTPDDAKALKATVRTFPNSAYDLEELLTGLGTGEAVVTVLSEKGAPTPVAATRLRAPQSLMGPIEPAVLDSAVKSSPLHSRYAEAVDRESAYEKISAEQAAAEAAAEAAAAGAAAEKQAKDQAKDQAKEAAKARSAPKPEPSLAEQVVGSGLFRSLARSVGTQLGREISRSIFGTAKRRR, encoded by the coding sequence ATGAGCGAGAGCACCGACCCGGCGTCACCGGCTGCCCAGATCGGCGCCGGATATGCCTTCACCGGACCCGCGCTCGAACTGGGGGCCCTGCTCTGGGACGGCGCGTGCCTCCCGGAGCGGCAGATCCGCATCCCGCTGTCGATGCTGAACCGCCACGGGCTGGTCGCGGGCGCCACGGGCACCGGCAAGACGAAGACCCTCCAACTCATCGCCGAGCAGCTGTCGGCGTCCGGCGTCCCGGTGTTCCTCGCCGACATCAAGGGGGACGTCTCGGGGATCTCCGCGCCCGGCGCGGCCAACGAGAAGGTCGCGGAACGCGTGAAGGAAGTCGCCCAGCACTGGGAAGGCACCGGATTCCCCAGCGAGTTCTATGCGCTGGGCGGTATCGGCCCCGGCATTCCGCTCCGGGCGACGGTGACGGGTTTCGGCCCGGTACTGATGTCGAAGGTGCTCCAGCTCAACCAGACCCAGGAGCAGTCGCTCGGCCTGATCTTCCACTACGCCGACACCAAGGGACTGGAGCTGATCGACCTCAAGGACCTGCGGGCGGTCGTCGCCTTCCTCGTCTCCGACCAGGGGAAAGCCGAGCTCAAGGGCATCGGCGGGCTCTCCACGGTGACGGCCGGGGTGATCCTGCGCGCCCTGACCGCCTTCGAGCAGCAGGGCGCCACGGAGCTCTTCGGCGAGCCGGAATTCGACACGAGCGAATTCCTGCGGACGGCCGCCGACGGGCGCGGACTGGTCTCCGTACTGGAACTCCCGGCGGTCCAGGACAAGCCGCAGCTCTTCTCCACCTTCCTGATGTGGCTGCTGGCCGACCTCTACACCGACCTGCCGGAAGTCGGCGACCTGGAGAAGCCCAAACTCGTCTTCTTCTTCGACGAGGCCCACCTGTTGTTCAGCGGCGCTTCCAAGGCCTTCCTGGAGTCCATCACGCAGACCGTGCGGCTGATCCGCTCGAAGGGCGTCGGCATCTTCTTCGTGACGCAGACCCCCAAGGACGTGCCGTCGGACGTGCTCGCGCAGCTCGGCAACCGGGTGCAGCACGCGCTGCGCGCCTTCACCCCGGACGACGCCAAGGCGCTGAAGGCCACCGTGCGGACCTTCCCCAACTCCGCCTACGACCTGGAGGAGCTCCTGACCGGGCTCGGGACGGGTGAGGCGGTGGTCACCGTACTCAGCGAGAAGGGCGCCCCGACCCCGGTCGCGGCGACCCGGCTGCGCGCCCCGCAGTCGTTGATGGGCCCGATCGAGCCGGCGGTCCTGGACTCGGCGGTGAAGTCCTCGCCCCTCCACTCGCGGTACGCGGAGGCCGTCGACCGCGAGTCGGCCTACGAGAAGATCAGTGCCGAGCAGGCTGCGGCCGAGGCGGCGGCGGAAGCGGCCGCGGCCGGCGCGGCGGCCGAGAAACAGGCCAAGGACCAGGCCAAGGACCAGGCCAAGGAAGCCGCGAAGGCGCGCAGCGCACCGAAGCCGGAGCCTTCGCTGGCCGAGCAGGTGGTGGGGAGCGGGCTGTTCCGCTCGCTGGCCCGCTCGGTCGGGACCCAGCTGGGCCGGGAGATCTCCCGCTCGATCTTCGGCACGGCGAAGCGGCGCAGATGA
- a CDS encoding type II toxin-antitoxin system VapB family antitoxin encodes MIFKRIGNGRPYPDHGRETTRQWADVAPRPVRLDQLVTTKGQLDLETLLAEDSTFYGDLFAHVVKWQGDLYLEDGLHRAVRAALQQRQVLHARVLEMDY; translated from the coding sequence GTGATCTTCAAGCGCATCGGAAACGGGCGGCCGTACCCCGACCACGGCAGGGAAACCACCCGGCAGTGGGCGGACGTCGCCCCGCGCCCGGTCCGTCTCGACCAGTTGGTGACGACCAAGGGCCAGCTGGACCTTGAGACGCTGCTCGCCGAGGACTCGACGTTCTACGGCGACCTCTTCGCCCACGTCGTGAAGTGGCAGGGCGACCTGTACCTGGAGGACGGGCTGCACCGCGCCGTGCGCGCGGCCCTCCAACAGCGCCAGGTGCTGCACGCGCGCGTCCTCGAAATGGACTACTGA
- a CDS encoding DUF1059 domain-containing protein has protein sequence MRKVMDCREYPSEIGCTLTITGEEDEVMGAAVQHGVSVHGEEDTQEFRDALRGMLKPEVPQHA, from the coding sequence ATGCGCAAGGTCATGGACTGCAGGGAGTACCCCAGCGAGATCGGGTGCACCCTGACCATCACGGGTGAGGAAGACGAAGTCATGGGGGCGGCCGTCCAGCACGGCGTCTCCGTGCACGGAGAAGAGGACACCCAGGAGTTCCGCGACGCACTGCGCGGCATGCTGAAGCCGGAGGTACCCCAGCACGCCTGA
- the opcA gene encoding glucose-6-phosphate dehydrogenase assembly protein OpcA, with the protein MRTELTDTTSSKIDRALLAARRAIGSPTMGLVLTLVIATDEENAYDAVRAASEASREHPCRIIAVIKRTSRGPHKLRQTRLDAELRVGSDAGSGEIVLLRLHGALTEQAGSVVLPLLVPDAPVVAWWPADAPADPARDPLGALAQRRITDAEAAADPVAVLDERGATYAPGDTDLAWTRLTPWRALLAAAMDQKPLPVTGGAVESEADNPSAELLARWLEDRLGAPVERISTDGPVITRVRLEGPAGTITVDRPDGAQATLVLPGSPDRKVALKIRSKAELLAEELRRLDADETYASALRKRPAQASLSA; encoded by the coding sequence ATGCGGACCGAACTCACCGACACCACGTCCAGCAAGATCGACCGGGCGTTGCTCGCCGCCCGACGGGCCATCGGCAGCCCCACCATGGGCCTCGTCCTGACGCTCGTCATCGCCACCGACGAGGAGAACGCGTACGACGCCGTCCGCGCGGCCTCGGAGGCCTCGCGCGAACACCCGTGCCGCATCATCGCGGTGATCAAGCGCACCTCGCGCGGGCCCCACAAGCTCCGCCAGACCCGCCTGGACGCCGAGCTGCGGGTCGGTTCGGACGCCGGGAGCGGGGAGATCGTGCTGCTGCGCCTGCACGGTGCGCTCACCGAGCAGGCGGGTTCGGTGGTCCTCCCGCTGCTGGTGCCCGACGCGCCGGTGGTGGCGTGGTGGCCGGCCGACGCCCCCGCCGACCCGGCTCGGGATCCGCTGGGCGCGCTCGCGCAACGCCGGATCACGGACGCCGAGGCCGCCGCCGACCCGGTGGCCGTACTGGACGAGCGGGGTGCCACGTACGCCCCCGGGGACACAGACCTCGCGTGGACCCGGCTGACGCCGTGGCGGGCGCTGCTGGCCGCCGCGATGGACCAGAAGCCGCTGCCGGTGACGGGCGGGGCAGTGGAGAGCGAGGCCGACAACCCGAGCGCCGAGCTGCTGGCCCGCTGGCTGGAGGACCGGCTGGGAGCGCCGGTGGAGCGGATCAGCACGGACGGGCCGGTGATCACGCGGGTCCGGCTGGAGGGCCCGGCGGGCACGATCACGGTGGACCGCCCCGACGGGGCGCAGGCCACGCTGGTCCTGCCGGGCAGCCCCGACCGCAAGGTGGCCCTGAAGATCCGCAGCAAGGCCGAGCTCCTCGCGGAGGAGCTCCGGCGCCTCGACGCGGACGAGACCTACGCGTCGGCGTTGCGCAAGCGGCCGGCCCAGGCGTCGCTCTCCGCGTAG
- a CDS encoding LytR C-terminal domain-containing protein yields the protein MSMLTPPGMGGKYRVTGAAYPRMSRPRRRRRIVFTVLGAVLGLALLGYGSLQLMNVFRGESASGKHQSAAAKDCATPKPRAGAEAAPAAATAAAKPAVALPQPGEITVNVYNATPRAGLAKAVGDELQKRGFTIGKVGNAPADFDKKVPGTGILLGSPKTDKAAFSVLGTQLEGDTQQVDARESADIDLILGDAFKDLSPKEAADKELALLANPQPAPAKTC from the coding sequence ATGAGCATGCTCACTCCCCCCGGCATGGGCGGAAAGTACCGCGTCACGGGAGCGGCTTACCCCCGCATGAGTCGACCCCGGCGACGCCGGCGGATCGTCTTCACCGTGCTCGGAGCAGTCCTCGGTCTCGCCCTGCTCGGCTACGGATCCTTGCAGCTCATGAACGTGTTCCGCGGTGAGAGCGCAAGCGGCAAGCACCAGAGCGCGGCTGCCAAGGACTGTGCGACGCCCAAGCCCAGGGCGGGCGCCGAGGCAGCCCCCGCGGCCGCCACGGCCGCCGCCAAACCGGCCGTCGCACTGCCCCAGCCCGGCGAGATCACGGTCAACGTCTACAACGCGACCCCGCGCGCCGGGCTCGCCAAGGCGGTCGGCGACGAGCTCCAGAAGCGCGGCTTCACCATCGGCAAGGTCGGCAACGCGCCCGCCGACTTCGACAAGAAGGTCCCCGGGACGGGGATACTGCTCGGCTCGCCCAAGACCGACAAGGCGGCCTTCTCCGTACTGGGCACCCAACTCGAAGGCGATACGCAGCAGGTCGACGCCCGCGAGAGCGCGGACATCGACCTGATCCTCGGCGACGCCTTCAAGGACCTCAGCCCGAAGGAAGCCGCGGACAAGGAGCTGGCCCTGCTGGCCAACCCCCAGCCCGCGCCCGCCAAGACCTGCTGA
- a CDS encoding molybdopterin-binding protein, which produces MSLSIRNQIAGTVTAVTTGEAMATVKVRLEGGQDVTAAITTDAVKDLGLAEGSSVKALVKATEVALATGAVDGISIRNQLAGTVSDVATGGAMASVKVDVNGGGLTAAITKDAVEALGLAAGSSVVALIKSTEISLATA; this is translated from the coding sequence ATGAGCCTCAGCATCCGCAACCAGATCGCCGGTACCGTCACCGCCGTCACCACGGGCGAGGCCATGGCCACGGTCAAGGTCCGTCTGGAGGGCGGTCAGGACGTCACCGCCGCCATCACCACCGACGCCGTCAAGGACCTCGGCCTCGCCGAGGGCTCCTCGGTCAAGGCGCTCGTCAAGGCCACGGAGGTGGCGCTGGCCACCGGCGCCGTCGACGGCATCAGCATCCGCAACCAGCTCGCCGGCACCGTCTCCGACGTCGCCACCGGGGGTGCCATGGCCTCCGTCAAGGTGGACGTGAACGGCGGCGGGCTGACCGCCGCCATCACCAAGGACGCCGTCGAGGCGCTCGGCCTGGCCGCCGGGTCGTCCGTCGTCGCGCTGATCAAGTCCACCGAGATCTCGCTCGCGACCGCCTGA
- a CDS encoding Scr1 family TA system antitoxin-like transcriptional regulator has protein sequence MGVDSDGTEEHSWSVDPEDEQGAAVVAALGRQMRARREAMGLRVADLAAAIQYGEALVYKVEGGKRIAKPEYLDKVDDALRAGGLIRAMREDLSRVRYPKKVRDLARMEALAVEVAGYSIHHVHGLLQTEACARAMFEMRQPAYSVDEVERFVAARQARWSIFNRTPAPTLSFVHEESTLRRPIGGTMVWRQQLERLLEVSELRNVSFQVMPLDREVHAGMDGGIDVLKFGDGTAVGRSEGAFNGRPVSDAKRLRILELRYGMIRAQALSPRESRAFIEHLLGDT, from the coding sequence ATGGGCGTGGACAGTGACGGTACGGAAGAACACAGCTGGTCCGTGGACCCCGAGGACGAACAGGGCGCGGCGGTGGTCGCGGCACTCGGCCGTCAAATGCGGGCGCGGCGCGAGGCGATGGGACTACGGGTCGCCGACCTGGCGGCGGCGATCCAGTACGGCGAGGCCCTGGTCTACAAGGTCGAGGGCGGCAAGCGGATCGCCAAGCCGGAGTACTTGGACAAGGTGGACGACGCGTTGAGGGCCGGCGGCCTGATCCGGGCCATGCGGGAGGACTTGTCGCGGGTCCGGTACCCGAAAAAGGTCCGGGACTTGGCCAGGATGGAGGCCCTGGCTGTCGAAGTCGCGGGTTACAGCATCCACCACGTGCATGGCTTGCTTCAGACCGAGGCCTGCGCGCGGGCGATGTTCGAGATGCGCCAGCCCGCCTACTCGGTGGACGAGGTGGAGCGGTTCGTGGCCGCACGCCAGGCCCGGTGGTCGATCTTCAATCGCACTCCGGCACCCACCCTCAGTTTCGTGCACGAGGAGAGCACGCTGCGCCGCCCGATCGGAGGCACAATGGTGTGGCGTCAGCAGCTCGAACGACTGCTGGAAGTAAGCGAGTTGCGCAATGTGTCGTTCCAGGTCATGCCGCTTGACCGCGAGGTGCACGCAGGTATGGACGGCGGGATCGATGTGCTGAAGTTCGGGGATGGAACGGCAGTGGGGCGCTCCGAAGGTGCCTTCAATGGGCGTCCGGTCTCTGACGCGAAGCGGCTTCGGATCCTTGAGCTGCGCTATGGAATGATCCGAGCCCAGGCTCTCTCGCCACGGGAGTCCCGGGCTTTTATCGAGCACTTGCTGGGAGATACGTGA
- a CDS encoding cupin domain-containing protein yields MTNEILTRAATAETITDGPGSVITLLTDTAELTCNTATFDEGAAGAPVHFHTKATEFFHVTAGRLDVLVGDEVRTLTAGDFLSVPAGVKHAFAPSPGHTASVFVGFTPGMGRFDYYRLLGRVRAGEATVQDIIDSQPTYDNHYAESDAWAGRLRNADA; encoded by the coding sequence ATGACGAACGAGATCCTGACCCGCGCCGCCACCGCCGAGACCATCACCGACGGCCCCGGTAGCGTCATCACCCTGCTGACCGACACCGCCGAACTCACCTGCAACACCGCCACCTTCGACGAGGGTGCGGCCGGCGCCCCCGTCCACTTCCACACCAAGGCGACCGAGTTCTTCCACGTCACCGCCGGGCGGCTCGACGTTCTGGTCGGCGACGAGGTCAGGACCCTCACCGCCGGCGACTTCCTGTCGGTCCCGGCGGGCGTGAAGCACGCGTTCGCGCCCTCCCCGGGGCACACGGCGAGCGTCTTCGTCGGCTTCACGCCCGGCATGGGGCGCTTCGACTACTACCGGCTCCTCGGCCGGGTCCGCGCGGGCGAGGCCACCGTCCAGGACATCATCGACAGCCAGCCCACGTACGACAACCACTACGCGGAGAGCGACGCCTGGGCCGGCCGCTTGCGCAACGCCGACGCGTAG
- a CDS encoding HhH-GPD-type base excision DNA repair protein, translating to MDITMRLAQQPEADELLGRSPLAALVGMLLDQQVPMEWAFSGPYTIARRMGADDLDAHAIAAADPEAFAALLSEKPAVHRYPGSMAKRVQQLCAYLVERYDGDAEAVWRGVPTGDELLKRLKELPGFGEQKAQIFLALLGKQLGVRPKGWREAAGGYGQADVYRSAADITGPESLAKVRAHKQEMKAAAKAAKSGK from the coding sequence ATGGACATCACGATGCGGCTGGCCCAGCAGCCGGAGGCCGACGAGCTCCTCGGCCGCAGCCCGCTCGCCGCCCTCGTCGGCATGCTGCTCGACCAGCAGGTGCCGATGGAGTGGGCGTTCTCCGGGCCGTACACGATCGCCCGGCGGATGGGCGCGGACGATCTGGACGCGCACGCCATCGCCGCCGCCGACCCCGAGGCCTTCGCCGCGCTGCTCTCCGAGAAGCCGGCCGTGCACCGCTACCCCGGGTCGATGGCGAAGCGGGTGCAGCAGCTGTGCGCGTACCTGGTGGAGCGCTACGACGGGGACGCGGAGGCCGTCTGGCGCGGCGTGCCGACCGGCGACGAGCTGCTGAAGCGGCTCAAGGAGCTGCCCGGGTTCGGCGAGCAGAAGGCCCAGATCTTCCTGGCCCTGCTCGGCAAGCAGCTCGGCGTGCGCCCCAAGGGCTGGCGCGAGGCGGCCGGCGGCTACGGACAGGCCGACGTCTACCGCTCGGCGGCCGACATCACCGGGCCGGAGTCCCTGGCGAAGGTACGGGCGCACAAGCAGGAGATGAAGGCCGCGGCCAAGGCCGCCAAGAGCGGCAAATGA
- a CDS encoding VOC family protein, with amino-acid sequence MAEFPEGAPCWADAMFKDVEGAKAFYSDVLGWTFGEASSEYGNYTQAYSDGKAVAAVVPPMPGAEAPSQWCLYLASPDAAATAEKIKAAGGELMMEPMQVGTFGTMLIAKEPSGAVFGVWQPGEHKGFEKTGEPGAYAWAEVFTRDPAKADDFLPKVFPYGVQKMEPGDDPEMAGMDFKIYSVGGTGNPVLGRMSMGAEFPPEIPPYVQVYFSVPDCDEAVAKAKKHGGALHFGPMDSPFGRFAALTDQQGAAFAVIDMSNTTGDMPQMSDA; translated from the coding sequence ATGGCTGAGTTCCCGGAAGGCGCTCCGTGCTGGGCGGACGCGATGTTCAAGGACGTGGAGGGCGCCAAAGCCTTCTACTCCGACGTGCTGGGCTGGACCTTCGGCGAGGCGTCCAGCGAGTACGGCAACTACACGCAGGCGTACTCCGACGGCAAGGCCGTGGCGGCCGTCGTCCCGCCGATGCCGGGCGCCGAGGCCCCGTCGCAGTGGTGCCTGTACCTCGCCTCGCCCGATGCGGCGGCCACCGCGGAGAAGATCAAGGCGGCCGGCGGCGAGCTGATGATGGAGCCGATGCAGGTCGGCACCTTCGGCACGATGCTGATCGCGAAGGAACCGAGCGGTGCGGTGTTCGGCGTCTGGCAGCCGGGCGAACACAAGGGCTTCGAGAAGACCGGGGAGCCGGGCGCGTACGCGTGGGCGGAGGTCTTCACCCGTGACCCGGCCAAGGCGGACGACTTCCTCCCGAAGGTCTTCCCTTACGGCGTCCAGAAGATGGAGCCCGGCGACGACCCCGAGATGGCCGGCATGGACTTCAAGATCTACAGCGTCGGCGGCACGGGGAACCCGGTCCTCGGCCGGATGAGCATGGGCGCCGAGTTCCCGCCCGAGATCCCCCCGTACGTCCAGGTCTACTTCTCGGTCCCGGACTGTGACGAGGCCGTGGCCAAGGCCAAGAAGCACGGCGGCGCGCTCCACTTCGGCCCGATGGACAGCCCCTTCGGCCGGTTCGCCGCGCTGACGGACCAGCAGGGTGCGGCGTTCGCCGTCATCGACATGTCGAACACGACGGGCGACATGCCGCAGATGTCGGACGCGTAG